From Gimesia panareensis, the proteins below share one genomic window:
- a CDS encoding YidC/Oxa1 family insertase periplasmic-domain containing protein, translating into MEQKRLLLFVTLSATVIFVWQMFIFPRIAPPPQPAAQQQAENAPAQDEPEQDGLEQDLPLVAQKPLKDGEVKPQPEQPKEQKPAFARNPRRTIVLGSLDPESGYFLQAKITTQGAAVMEASLNDPLYRDLNDKKKPLKVLDEFSGAKEVSRSLQIEMKQLDKKLEPFLTNTRRTDWKVLEEIKDPDDPKIIQAVHLGLTAPDGSIEVHKVFRLEKYPVPPDEDFRQFRNTKQAGYLIHFDLKLINESSQGQVLDYQLLGPVGIPLENADNTRKFRDVRIGFLQNDMSIDTETLNAPDIIEEVQAKNVEKYTRAFQFAGVDVQYFAALLSPDGKNFKPELVNGEMRSNYSASVEPVLIQQNVKNEAQSRVTIKVNSEEIELPAGGETEHSYALYAGPKRESLLGPPLKAAEIMDFGFFGPVAKLMLWLLTTLHSIGLSYGIAIVCLTVMVRGSLYPLSRKQALGAQKMKELQPQIAELKKKFGDDREKMGRAQMELFSKNNYNPLAGCLPIFLQLPIFFGLYTALNNAVQLRGTPFLWIDNLAAPDALFKLPFNLPILGDNFNLLPLITVGLFVVQQKLFMPPPTDKDQELQHKIMNYMMIGMGFLFYRVPAGLCVYFIASSLWGICERKLLDFQAKRRPATTTDPNVIDVTAESKKSSSNKKQDKKTKEKDDKPEKKGWFARLQEIADQAQAQAALNEKQRDQKSGDKGPGKKSKKRR; encoded by the coding sequence ATGGAACAAAAACGACTTTTACTCTTTGTGACACTGTCGGCTACGGTCATTTTTGTCTGGCAGATGTTTATCTTCCCCCGCATTGCTCCCCCCCCTCAACCTGCTGCTCAACAGCAGGCAGAGAATGCGCCTGCGCAGGATGAGCCGGAGCAGGATGGACTGGAACAGGACCTGCCCTTGGTAGCGCAGAAACCGCTCAAAGACGGAGAGGTCAAGCCTCAGCCTGAGCAGCCGAAAGAACAGAAGCCGGCCTTTGCCCGGAACCCCCGGCGGACGATTGTGCTGGGTTCACTGGATCCGGAATCAGGTTACTTTCTGCAGGCGAAGATCACCACTCAAGGGGCTGCTGTGATGGAAGCCTCTTTGAACGATCCTCTCTATCGCGATCTGAACGACAAAAAGAAGCCTCTGAAAGTGCTGGATGAATTCAGTGGCGCCAAAGAAGTTTCACGGTCGCTGCAGATCGAGATGAAACAGCTGGATAAGAAGCTGGAACCCTTCCTCACCAACACGCGTCGGACGGACTGGAAAGTTCTGGAAGAGATCAAAGATCCGGATGATCCCAAGATCATTCAAGCGGTGCACCTGGGGCTGACGGCCCCGGATGGGAGTATCGAGGTTCATAAGGTATTCAGACTCGAGAAATATCCGGTGCCCCCGGACGAAGACTTTCGCCAATTCCGGAATACCAAACAGGCCGGTTACCTGATCCATTTCGATCTGAAGTTGATCAATGAGAGTTCGCAGGGGCAGGTATTGGATTATCAGCTGCTGGGGCCGGTCGGGATTCCCCTGGAGAATGCGGACAATACGCGTAAGTTTCGCGATGTGCGTATTGGCTTCCTGCAGAACGATATGAGTATCGATACTGAAACCTTAAATGCACCAGACATTATCGAAGAGGTTCAGGCGAAGAACGTGGAGAAGTACACGCGGGCGTTTCAGTTCGCAGGTGTGGACGTTCAATATTTTGCCGCCCTGCTCTCACCGGACGGGAAGAATTTTAAACCCGAGCTGGTCAACGGCGAGATGCGTTCGAATTATTCTGCCAGCGTGGAACCTGTGCTCATTCAGCAGAATGTCAAGAACGAAGCGCAGAGCCGCGTGACCATTAAGGTGAATTCTGAAGAGATCGAACTGCCGGCCGGTGGTGAGACGGAACACAGTTACGCGCTGTATGCCGGCCCCAAACGTGAATCACTGCTCGGGCCTCCCCTGAAAGCGGCCGAGATTATGGATTTCGGATTCTTTGGTCCCGTTGCCAAGCTGATGTTATGGCTGCTGACCACGTTGCATAGTATCGGTCTTTCGTACGGGATTGCCATTGTCTGTCTGACCGTCATGGTGCGGGGAAGTCTGTATCCTCTCTCGCGGAAGCAGGCCCTTGGTGCTCAGAAAATGAAAGAACTGCAGCCCCAGATCGCGGAGCTCAAAAAGAAATTTGGCGATGACCGCGAAAAGATGGGACGGGCACAGATGGAGTTGTTCAGCAAGAACAACTACAACCCGCTGGCAGGCTGTCTGCCCATCTTCCTGCAGCTGCCGATTTTCTTTGGCCTGTATACCGCTTTGAATAATGCCGTCCAGCTGCGAGGCACCCCTTTCCTCTGGATCGACAACCTGGCGGCCCCCGATGCCCTCTTCAAATTGCCGTTCAATCTGCCGATTCTGGGGGACAATTTTAACCTGCTGCCGCTGATTACCGTAGGACTGTTCGTAGTGCAGCAGAAACTGTTCATGCCGCCTCCGACGGACAAGGATCAGGAACTGCAACACAAGATCATGAACTACATGATGATCGGGATGGGCTTTCTGTTCTATCGCGTTCCGGCCGGTCTGTGTGTGTACTTCATCGCTTCCAGCCTGTGGGGGATCTGTGAACGCAAGCTGCTGGATTTCCAGGCAAAGCGTCGTCCGGCCACGACGACTGATCCGAATGTAATCGACGTCACTGCGGAATCGAAGAAGTCTTCTTCCAATAAGAAACAGGATAAGAAGACAAAGGAAAAAGACGACAAACCTGAGAAGAAAGGCTGGTTTGCCCGGCTGCAGGAGATCGCCGACCAGGCCCAGGCCCAGGCTGCTCTGAACGAAAAGCAGCGCGATCAGAAATCCGGCGACAAAGGCCCCGGCAAGAAGTCCAAGAAACGTCGATAG
- a CDS encoding metallophosphoesterase family protein: MLRAIISDIHGNLEALEAVLADIDRREISEIYCLGDIIGYGPNPRECIDLVRKRCKKSLLGNHDQAALFDPEGFNAGAERAIFWTRRMLETGDANKNQDRWDFLGELPRMIREDKLLFVHGSARNPLNEYVFPEDIYNQRKMERIFGLVDQYCFQGHTHIPGVFTESMNFLAPDEIDYVYPFGEEKFLVNVGSVGQPRDADSRSSYVIIDDEKVTFCRVEYDFNTTAEKIYDIPDLDNFLGDRLRDGR; the protein is encoded by the coding sequence TTGTTAAGAGCGATAATTAGTGATATTCACGGTAATCTCGAAGCGCTGGAAGCTGTCTTGGCTGACATTGACCGCCGTGAGATCAGTGAGATTTATTGCCTGGGCGATATCATCGGGTATGGACCCAATCCACGGGAGTGCATCGATCTGGTCAGAAAACGGTGCAAGAAATCCCTGCTGGGTAACCATGATCAGGCAGCCTTATTTGATCCGGAAGGCTTTAATGCCGGGGCCGAACGCGCAATTTTCTGGACGCGGCGGATGCTGGAAACCGGCGATGCCAACAAAAACCAGGACCGCTGGGATTTTCTGGGTGAACTGCCCCGGATGATCCGCGAAGACAAACTGCTGTTCGTTCACGGTTCTGCACGGAATCCGCTGAATGAATACGTCTTTCCTGAAGACATTTATAACCAGCGGAAAATGGAACGTATCTTCGGCCTGGTAGACCAGTACTGTTTTCAGGGGCACACTCATATTCCCGGAGTTTTCACAGAAAGTATGAATTTTCTTGCTCCGGATGAAATCGATTACGTTTACCCCTTCGGTGAAGAAAAATTCCTGGTCAACGTGGGCTCGGTCGGACAGCCCCGCGATGCAGACAGTCGCTCTTCGTACGTGATCATCGATGATGAGAAGGTCACGTTCTGCAGAGTTGAATACGATTTCAACACAACTGCCGAGAAGATTTACGATATCCCTGATTTAGATAACTTTTTGGGCGACCGTCTGCGAGACGGTCGATAA
- a CDS encoding sigma-54-dependent transcriptional regulator, translating into MKTNSGSLLVVDDDQHILEAMADYLRSLGHRTETSLTCLDAIERLKEFPFQVVICDVNLPDQDGFHLLEWVQQNATDTAVIMLTGYGTIESAVEAIRLGAFEYLTKPVIDEELSLTIERCLDQRQVVEENKSLKAQLDQRYGLSNIVGQDYKMQKMFDLIESVADTRTTVLILGENGTGKTMTARAIHQLSDRANKPFVEVACGALPDTLLESELFGHKAGSFTGATHDKIGKFLQADGGTLFLDEIATASPSLQVKLLRVLQDREFEAVGDTKTHSVDIRLILATNQDLEEMVAKGEFRQDLYYRINVITLTQPALRERMSDIPLLVEHYLKVYNEQVGKAINGFDPAAMQAMLKYSWPGNVRELINVIERSVVLSKGDYIRVHDLPEQIRQEQSYSLSTENPSGGRSSLKNALANPERQIIIEALEANGWNRQNTSKALGINRTTLYKKMKKYDIDFEKQLMH; encoded by the coding sequence ATGAAGACAAATTCAGGCTCATTACTGGTAGTCGATGATGACCAACATATTCTGGAAGCGATGGCAGATTATCTGCGCAGTCTGGGGCACCGTACGGAGACCTCACTGACCTGCCTGGATGCCATTGAACGTCTGAAAGAATTTCCGTTTCAGGTCGTGATCTGCGACGTCAATCTGCCCGACCAGGATGGATTCCATTTACTGGAATGGGTACAGCAGAATGCCACTGATACCGCCGTCATCATGCTCACCGGCTATGGAACCATTGAAAGTGCAGTGGAAGCCATTCGCCTGGGCGCTTTTGAATACCTCACCAAACCGGTCATTGATGAAGAACTCAGCCTGACCATCGAACGCTGCCTCGATCAGCGTCAGGTGGTGGAAGAAAACAAATCACTGAAAGCCCAGCTCGATCAGCGGTACGGCCTGTCCAACATTGTCGGCCAGGACTACAAAATGCAGAAGATGTTCGACCTGATCGAAAGCGTCGCCGACACCCGCACCACAGTACTCATCCTCGGTGAAAACGGGACCGGAAAAACCATGACGGCCCGCGCGATTCACCAGTTGAGCGATCGTGCCAACAAACCGTTTGTCGAAGTCGCCTGCGGGGCACTGCCGGACACCTTGCTCGAAAGCGAACTGTTTGGACACAAAGCCGGATCGTTTACCGGGGCCACTCACGATAAAATCGGTAAGTTTCTCCAGGCCGACGGAGGCACCCTCTTCCTGGACGAAATCGCGACCGCCTCTCCCAGTCTGCAGGTCAAACTGCTGCGGGTTCTGCAGGACCGCGAGTTCGAAGCCGTAGGCGATACCAAAACACACTCCGTCGACATCCGCCTGATTCTGGCCACCAACCAGGACCTGGAAGAGATGGTCGCCAAAGGGGAGTTCCGCCAGGACCTCTACTACCGCATCAACGTGATCACGCTGACGCAACCGGCTCTGCGGGAACGCATGAGTGATATTCCTCTGCTGGTCGAACATTACCTGAAGGTCTATAACGAACAGGTTGGCAAAGCGATCAATGGCTTTGACCCTGCCGCCATGCAGGCCATGCTGAAATATTCCTGGCCGGGTAACGTGCGGGAGCTGATCAATGTCATCGAACGCTCGGTCGTCCTGTCCAAAGGGGACTACATTCGCGTACACGACCTGCCCGAACAGATTCGTCAGGAGCAGTCTTACTCGCTCTCGACCGAAAACCCCAGTGGGGGTAGAAGCTCACTGAAAAATGCCCTCGCAAATCCAGAGCGACAGATCATCATCGAAGCCCTGGAAGCCAATGGCTGGAACCGGCAGAACACTTCCAAAGCCCTGGGCATCAATCGCACAACGCTCTATAAGAAGATGAAAAAATATGACATCGACTTTGAAAAACAGCTGATGCACTAA
- the cmk gene encoding (d)CMP kinase, whose protein sequence is MIVTIDGPAGSGKSTAARGLSQRLGFEFLDTGAMYRCVALAVLQRDIDPADEQAVVDVSRQIRISFSESHVILDGADVTQAIRTAAVTDAASQVAQYPAVREALVYLQRQAAEGVDIVSEGRDQGTVVFPNAFCKFFLIADPEERARRRYDEMQAQDKKITLEEILQQIYQRDQRDESRTVAPLKPADDAVEINTSCLTIDEVLDQLEQTVRDRQAASAE, encoded by the coding sequence ATGATCGTGACAATTGATGGTCCCGCAGGTTCGGGCAAAAGTACCGCGGCGCGGGGCCTGTCTCAGCGGTTGGGCTTCGAATTCCTGGATACAGGCGCCATGTATCGGTGTGTGGCCCTGGCGGTGCTGCAGCGGGACATCGATCCGGCAGACGAACAGGCGGTGGTTGACGTGAGCCGGCAGATCCGCATTTCTTTCTCCGAATCGCATGTGATCCTGGATGGTGCGGATGTGACCCAGGCGATCCGGACCGCTGCGGTCACGGATGCCGCATCGCAGGTGGCGCAATACCCCGCGGTCCGCGAAGCGCTGGTCTATCTGCAGCGACAGGCAGCGGAAGGTGTTGATATCGTCAGTGAAGGACGAGACCAGGGAACGGTGGTGTTTCCGAATGCGTTCTGCAAGTTCTTCCTGATCGCTGATCCCGAGGAACGAGCCCGCCGGCGGTATGATGAAATGCAGGCTCAGGATAAAAAAATCACGCTGGAAGAGATCCTGCAGCAGATCTATCAGCGCGACCAGCGGGATGAGAGCCGCACCGTCGCCCCGTTAAAACCGGCCGACGATGCGGTGGAAATCAATACCTCATGCCTGACAATCGATGAAGTGCTGGATCAACTCGAACAGACAGTCCGTGACCGACAGGCTGCCTCCGCCGAGTGA
- a CDS encoding glycoside hydrolase family 38 N-terminal domain-containing protein, protein MTYNDIVILIPCHSLDDFPTELDEKEAESLLNAFAVAWHPELLASTRVIPSWHRSDEPPQFLADRLLLVPKTSEDWLPYGWIEEAEANGATVVSGKIQRDEYTAAALAPLHSTDEAPEADAAETGPASAVEISSELVADFYALGFCYIQLELLTRCMHHFSSLDEATIQREAIAAADAALANDEEAARAHLKACFEVLLENRERFYPIDCYLIDLCLVAPEWANDSLQAAIADEQPLNLLITAQDLETVAEQNPELISVLKKSCENLETEVIGGEQEEIATPVIAVESLIWQLQAGTETIREISGRAPTTWARRRFGLASLLPMLLHRSGFHSALHLVLDDGVYPDYEQSKIHWEGADGTILDAYSRIPMSAEGAASYLRFPQRMAESMEEDQVGALMFARWPEVKSPFYQDLKRIHRYAPVLGSFVLLNDFFQNTESSGRHSSYDAREYLSPFLSQLVAMRKPDPLSRFIDYFHRHDEFTAGRWFQTVAQAIYGKPIQEAALCKLEEQIEHAHPDAEEATVQAASEALAGFHEAGVSQLSEIILQGADPAQSGVLLLNSLSFNRRVVVDLPDFPHEPEARDYIKATQFDEQRKKAVVEIPGAGFVWLQPGKSPAPTVKSNVPIAEPLLLRNEFFEVHIHEETGGIAQIKEYGRKPNRLSQQLAYRFPYQRNIPRPDPLGDWDEKTPYAAIRGVQAELTCAGPGMGEIVTTGELYDQVSGNALATFRQTFQLWRGRPILDLKIELNAQVKPEGNPWDHYYASRFAWGDSTASLTRSLLESAHAFQGERFEGPHYFEIAEGEERVTILNHGLPFHRKTGPRMLDSMLVVEGESRWEFQFSIALNQNFPMQLARNVMVPAGQFSSPAGPPRMGDQGWLFHVSTSNVQITRVMDLKQDESNGARSRNGFAIRLIETEGVHRSIKLRCFKTPVSARQRDFHGKTVVELPIEEDAVLVEMSLYEIAEIEIFFEESH, encoded by the coding sequence CGGCTGGATTGAGGAAGCAGAAGCCAACGGCGCGACCGTAGTCAGCGGGAAAATTCAAAGGGACGAATATACAGCAGCGGCGCTGGCTCCCCTACACTCCACTGACGAAGCACCGGAAGCAGATGCAGCTGAGACCGGACCTGCATCGGCCGTGGAGATCTCGTCGGAACTGGTGGCTGATTTTTATGCGCTGGGGTTCTGTTATATCCAGCTGGAGCTGCTGACGCGGTGCATGCATCACTTCAGTAGCCTGGATGAAGCGACGATTCAGCGGGAAGCAATTGCTGCCGCGGATGCAGCACTGGCGAATGACGAAGAAGCAGCCCGGGCCCACCTCAAAGCCTGTTTTGAAGTGTTACTGGAGAACCGTGAGCGGTTCTACCCGATTGACTGTTACCTGATCGATCTCTGCCTGGTGGCTCCGGAATGGGCCAATGACAGCCTGCAGGCCGCGATTGCTGATGAACAGCCTCTGAATCTGTTGATCACCGCACAGGACCTGGAAACGGTTGCAGAACAGAATCCGGAACTGATCAGCGTTCTGAAGAAGAGCTGCGAAAACCTGGAGACGGAAGTGATCGGTGGTGAGCAGGAAGAAATCGCGACCCCCGTGATCGCCGTGGAATCTTTGATCTGGCAGTTACAGGCGGGGACCGAGACGATCCGCGAAATCTCTGGACGCGCACCGACCACCTGGGCCCGCCGCCGGTTCGGACTGGCCTCCTTGCTGCCGATGCTTCTGCATCGTTCGGGTTTTCACTCCGCCCTGCACCTGGTGCTGGACGACGGGGTTTATCCGGATTATGAACAGAGCAAGATACACTGGGAAGGAGCGGACGGCACGATTCTCGACGCCTATTCCCGGATTCCGATGTCAGCGGAAGGGGCTGCGAGCTACCTGCGGTTTCCACAGCGGATGGCGGAATCGATGGAAGAGGATCAGGTCGGTGCCCTGATGTTTGCCCGCTGGCCAGAAGTGAAATCACCGTTTTATCAGGATCTGAAACGCATCCATCGCTATGCGCCGGTGCTGGGTAGCTTTGTCCTGTTAAACGACTTTTTTCAGAACACGGAATCCTCGGGACGACATTCTTCCTATGATGCGCGCGAATATCTCTCGCCCTTTTTAAGCCAGCTGGTGGCGATGCGGAAGCCGGATCCCCTGAGTCGCTTCATCGATTATTTCCACAGGCATGATGAGTTCACCGCCGGTCGCTGGTTCCAGACAGTCGCGCAGGCGATTTATGGTAAGCCCATTCAGGAAGCGGCACTGTGCAAGCTGGAAGAACAGATTGAACACGCACACCCCGATGCAGAAGAAGCGACGGTTCAGGCTGCGAGTGAAGCGCTGGCCGGTTTTCATGAAGCGGGTGTGAGTCAGCTGTCAGAGATCATTCTGCAGGGAGCCGACCCAGCACAGTCGGGCGTATTGTTATTGAACTCGCTCTCATTCAATCGTCGTGTGGTGGTTGATCTGCCGGACTTTCCCCATGAGCCGGAGGCGCGAGATTACATCAAAGCGACCCAGTTCGACGAACAACGCAAAAAAGCAGTGGTGGAAATTCCGGGAGCCGGCTTTGTCTGGCTGCAGCCCGGGAAGTCTCCGGCCCCTACGGTGAAAAGCAACGTCCCGATTGCCGAGCCGCTGTTGTTGCGAAATGAATTCTTCGAAGTGCACATCCACGAGGAGACGGGGGGCATCGCGCAGATCAAGGAATACGGACGCAAGCCGAACCGGCTGAGTCAGCAGCTCGCGTATCGCTTCCCCTATCAGCGGAATATCCCCCGCCCCGATCCCCTGGGGGACTGGGACGAGAAAACGCCGTATGCCGCGATTCGCGGTGTGCAGGCGGAACTGACGTGTGCCGGCCCGGGAATGGGAGAAATCGTCACGACCGGGGAGTTGTACGACCAGGTCAGCGGGAATGCGCTGGCGACGTTCCGACAGACCTTTCAACTGTGGCGGGGACGTCCGATTCTCGATTTAAAGATCGAACTGAACGCGCAGGTAAAGCCTGAAGGAAATCCCTGGGATCACTATTATGCATCCCGTTTCGCCTGGGGAGACAGCACTGCGTCTTTGACACGGTCGCTGCTGGAAAGTGCCCACGCGTTTCAGGGAGAGCGGTTTGAAGGACCACATTATTTCGAAATCGCGGAGGGCGAAGAACGGGTGACGATTTTGAATCACGGGCTCCCCTTCCATCGCAAAACCGGTCCGAGAATGCTCGACAGCATGCTGGTGGTGGAAGGAGAATCACGCTGGGAGTTTCAGTTTTCGATTGCCCTGAATCAGAATTTCCCGATGCAACTGGCCCGCAACGTAATGGTGCCGGCAGGTCAGTTTTCCAGTCCCGCAGGTCCGCCCCGGATGGGAGATCAGGGCTGGCTGTTCCATGTGTCGACGAGCAATGTGCAGATCACCCGGGTGATGGATCTGAAACAGGATGAGTCCAATGGCGCGCGATCCCGCAATGGATTTGCCATCCGCCTGATCGAGACCGAAGGCGTGCATCGTTCGATTAAACTGCGGTGTTTCAAAACTCCCGTGAGTGCCCGGCAGCGCGATTTTCATGGCAAAACGGTGGTCGAACTTCCCATAGAAGAGGATGCGGTGCTGGTGGAAATGTCACTCTATGAAATTGCCGAGATCGAAATTTTCTTTGAGGAGTCGCACTGA